Below is a genomic region from Isosphaeraceae bacterium EP7.
TCGACGGCCCCAGCCCAGTTCCAATCGAAAGACGCCCAGAATCCCGGCAACGACGCCGGCACAGGTCAGGCCAGGCTTTGCGTCGACTCGGGGACCGCCTTGGGGGCGACCTTGGCGAACGACCTGGCCAGCTTCTTCTTGAACAGGGTCACCTCGCCCGGCTCACTCCCTTCGATGGCATGTCCGAGGAACTGGATCAAATATCCGCCCACGAAAATGGCCAGCGCGAACAGGAAAATCGCCGGCGAGAGCAGCACGACGAAGACCGGCAGCAGCAAGCCGCCGAGGATCGTCGCGGGGATCCCCAGCATGTGCAGCCAGAACGAGGCCGGGGCGCGGTGACGTTCCAGCCAGTCGCGGACGAAGGGGTGCGGCGGCAAAGGTGGGCAGATCATCCGGGCTCTCCGACGGCAACGATTGCCGGGGCGGGGCGTGTCTCTTGACGCTTGACCAAGGTGTCACTTACGCTTCTCGTCCCTAGTATTCCCAGAGTAACGAAAAGCCGACCCGCATCGCAAGACGCTATTCTGCCGGATGTTTCGGCGGGCGACTGGCCAAGACGAGCCGCGGTCGACGGAGGCCCCCCTGAGCGACCGAACCCCCTGGACAGCCCGCTACCTCCAACTCGTCAGGGGCGAGACCTCCGGGGCCTTGGCCGGCTCGCTCCGGCTCGGCCTGGCCGCGGCCTCGGTCCCCTATCGACTCGCCATCGCCGGCCGAAACCTGGCCTTCGACCGCGGCTGGAAGCCCGCCGCACGCGCCGACGTGCCGGTCATCTCCGTGGGGAATCTCACCCTGGGCGGCACCGGCAAGACGCCGATGGTCGAGTGGCTGGCACGCCACTACCGCGCCCGGGGCATCCGCGTGGCCATCCTCAGCCGCGGATACGGGCAGGACGAGGGCCTCAACGATGAAGGCCGGGTGCTCGAGGAGAATCTGCCCGACGTCCCACACCTGCAAGGCCCCGACCGCGCCGCGCTGGCCCGGGTGGCCGTCGAGGAGCTTGAGAGCCAGGTCTTGATCCTGGACGACGGGTTCCAGCACCGCAAGCTGGCCCGCGACCTGGATGTCGTCCTGATCGACGCGCTCGACCCCTTCGGCGGCGGACACCTGTTCCCGAGAGGCTTGCTCCGCGAGCCGGTCAGCTCATTGCGTCGGGCCGGGATCGTGGTCCTCTCCAGGGCCGATCAGGTCGACGCGAAGACCCGCGCGGCGATCCGCGCCGAGGCCGAGCGACGGGCCGGGCCGCTCGCCTGGGTCGAGGTCCGTCACGCCCCGCTCGATCTGATCGACTCGTCGGGCGGCTCCAGTCCGCCGGCCGACCTCGCAGGCAAGCGAGTCGTCGCCTTCTGCGGGATCGGCAACCCCGAGGCGTTCCGCCGGACCCTTGCCGGGCTCGGGGCCGACCCGGTCTCGTTCCGGGCGTTCGCCGATCACTATCCTTATAGTGCTGCGCAGGACGTCTCGGATCTCTCGGCCTGGGCCGCCGAGCACGGGGCCGAGCTGGCCTTGACCACCCAGAAGGATTTGGTCAAGTTGCGTACTCCCCGTCTGGGAGCGACGCCCCTGCGTGCCCTGCGCATCGGCCTGGAGGTCATCGACGGCCTCGATCGGCTCGAGTCGGCCCTGCACTCGATCTCGGCCTCCCGCTGACAACGCATGACGCGACCGCGCCGAAGGGAAGGATTCCCGATGTTGTCCGATGATCTCGGTCCAATCGACCTGGATGCCTTGCGCTACGAGCCCCTGGCCGGGCGCCCCAGCAAAGTCACGATCGAAGACCTCGGCCGGCCGCTCGGCCCCAAGGCGTCCCTGGCCGACCTGCTCGGCTCGCTGCCCAGGCCGCTGGCGGGATCGGGCCTGCGCCGCCTGCGCGACTCGATCGTGCTGGCGAGGACCTGCGGCAAGCCGGTGGCCGCGGCCATCGGCGGGCACGTCATCAAGACGGGCTGCGGCCCCTACCTGGTCGACTGGATCGATCGCCGCGTGCTCAACGCCCTGGCGATGAACGGATCGGCGGCCATCCATGACCTGGAGCTGGCCGTGGCCGGCCACACCAGCGAGGACGTCGGCCCCCGGCTGATGGAGGGGACCTTCGGCTTCGCCCGCGAGACCTCCGACCTCTTCGCCCGCGCCTGCGCCATCGCCCTCGCCTCGGGCTGCGGCCTCGGCTCGGCCCTGGGACGAGTGGTCGTCGAGCACGGCGGCCCGGGACTCGATTCGAGCGTGCTGGTCGCCGCCTACCGACGCAAGGTCCCGCTGACCGTCCACGTCGCCGTGGGCACCGACATCGTCCACATGACCGGCAAGCTCGACGGGGCCGCGCTCGGGCGGGCGACGCTCGACGACTTCCGGACCCTCACCGAGGTCGTCGCCCGGATGTCGGGCGGAGTCTGGCTGAACATCGGCAGCGCCGTGGTGCTGCCGGAGGTCTTCCTCAAGGCCGTCGCCATCGTCCGCAACCTCGGCAGACCTCTGGACGGCCTGACCACGGCCAACCTCGACTTCCAGCAGCAATACCGCGGCCTCCTGAACGTCCTCCAGCGCCCGGGAGCCGAGGGCATCGCCCTGACCGGGCATCACGAGATCATGATCCCATTGCTTCATGCGGCGGTCCTGGAACGCCTGGAAGCCGCCCCGCACTCGGCCCTACCCCACTTCGACCTGGCCGGGCGGACGGTGCCCCGGTGAACGTCATCGTCTTCTGCCCTAACCTCATCGGCGACACCGTCATGGCGACGCCGACCCTCCGCGCGCTCCGGGCCAGGTTCCCCGACGCCCGGATCGTCGCCGTGGTCAAGCCCGTGGTCGCGCCAACCCTCGACGGCTGTCCCTGGATCGATGCCTTGATCCGTTTCAAGCCGGGCTCGTCGAATCCTGACGAACGGACCGTCGCGGTGATCCGTTCGATCCGCGCCCTCCGTCCCGACCTCGCCGTGCTGCTGCCCAACTCGTTCCGGTCGGCCCTGATGGCCTGGCTGGGCGGGGCTCGTCGCCGCGTCGGTTACGTCCGAGGAGGCCGCGGCCCGTTGCTGACTGACGGGCTCAGGCCGCCGCTCGACGCCAACGGCAAGTTCAAGATCACGCCCATCGTCGACTACTACCTGGAGCTGGCCCGCCACCTGGGCTGCCCGCGCGAGTCGACGCGGCTGGAACTGTTCACCACGCCCAACGACGAGGCCGCGGCCGACGCCGCATGGGCCCGGCTGGGCCTTCCCAAAACCGGCCCGGTGGTCGGCCTGAATACCGGCGGCGCGTTCGGCCCGGCCAAGTCGTGGCCCGTCGAGCACTTCGCCACGCTGGCCCGCAGGCTCCGCGACGAAGGGCGGCACGTCCTGGTCCTCTGCGGACCGGGCGAGCGCGAGGCCGCCCGCGCGATCGTCGCCCAGACCGGGCGAGAAGGGGTGGTCAGCCTGGCCGATGAGCCCATGAGCATCGGATTGTCCAAGGCGTGCGTCAGGCGCCTGAGCCTGCTGGTGACGACTGACTCGGGCCCCAGGCACTTCGCCGCGGCCTTCGGCGTCCCAGTGGTCTCGCTCTTCGGGCCGACCCACATCGCCTGGACCCGGACGCAACACCCGTCCGCCATCCACATCTTCCACCCCGTCCCCTGCGGGCCATGCCAGAAACCCGTTTGCCCGGAGGGGCATCACCGCTGCATGCGCGACCTCTCCCCGGACGCCGTCCACGCCGCATCCCGCAAGTTGCTCCGCTGATCAACCCCGCGCAAGCTCGCCCCTCGCATCAACGATGAACTGGAGTCTCCCGACGATGGCGGCCTGGCTGGTGACGGGCGGTTCCGGATTCCTCGGCCGCCACCTCCTCGACCTCCTGAAGGCCCGGTGCGCCGCCGACATCGAACCGATTGCCCTGGGCCGGCGCCTCCCGCCCGGCTGGCCCGCCGGCGCCTTCATCGTGGCCGACCTCGACGACCCCGGTGCCACAAATCGGGCCATCGCCCTCGCTCAACCCGAGGTGGTCTTCCACCTGGCGGGCCGGATGGTGCCCGCGACGCCCGAGGAGATGTATCGCGGGAACACACTTGCGACCGTGCATCTTCTGGACGCCCTGCGAGCCCTCGACCGACCCGTCCGCCTGGTCATCGCGGGCTCCGCGGCCGAACTTGGTCCCGTGCCCGACGGTGACCTGCCCGTTGACGAGACCTGGCCGTGCAAGCCGGCGGGCGCGTACGGCCTGAGCAAGCACCTGGCGAGCGTCGCCGGCCTGGCCGCGGGCCCCCCGCTCCAGGTCATCGTCGCCCGGATCTTCAACCCGATCGGTCCCGGAATGCCCGCCTCGCTGGCCTTCGGCCGCCTTGCCCGCGAGTTGACGGCCAACGGGCCGATCCGCCTGAAGGCCGGCGGGTTGGAGGTGCGTCGAGACTTCATCGACGCCCGCGACGTGGCGCTCGCCCTGCTCGCCCTGGCCCTGCATGCCACGGCCGACCGGGTCTACCACGTCGGCACGGGCCAATCCCGGTCGATCGGCGAAGGCCTGAGGCATCTGATCGCACGAAGCGGGCGCGAGGTCGTCGTCGAGCCGGACGGCATGGAGCCCCGGGGGCCGCTCGACTCTCGGGCGGACATCGGCCGGATCGCGGCTGAGACCGGCTGGCATCCTTCGATCTCCTTCGAGCGGAGCCTCGACGACCTCTGGGGCTCGCTGTGCGCCGGTCCCGGTTGCGATTGACCCCCCGGGGGGGCGGCCGTATGATCCGCCGCGAATCGAGGGGGCCGGGATGGCCCCGGTGGCCGCATTGACGCGGCCCGATCGATCGGGGTGGGTCAGGGAGGACCCGCGATGTCCGAACGCCGGAATCTGTGGGCGGTGGTGGCCCTGGCCGCCACCCTGCACCTGGCCGGCATGGCAAGGTCGCCCCTGCCCGCGCAGGACGGCCTGAAGTTCATCCGGGTCGCCCGAGAATTCCAGACAGGGCCCTGGGTCGACGCCGTCCGCGGCTCCGACGCCCACCCGCTCTACCCCGCCTTGATCGCCCTGGCCGAGCCCGTCGTCAGGCCCTTCACCGGCGCGGGGCCCGACGCCTGGCGCATCGCGGCGCAAGTCGTCTCGGTCCTCGCGGCACTGGCCGCACTCTTCCCGCTGCACGCGCTGGCCCGTTCGCTCTTCGACGAACGGACGGCCGACGTGGCCACCTTCTTCGCATCGGTGGTGCCCATCTGCTCCGAGCTGGGGCACGACACGCTGGCCGACAGCGTCACGCTGCTGGGAGTGCTCTGGTCCGTCTGTCTGGCCGAGCGCGGCCTGCGCACGGGCTCGATCCGCTGCCTGATTCTGAGCGGCCTTGCCGCGGGCCTCGCCTACCTGGCACGCCCCGAGGCCATCATCGTCCCGCTGGCCATTGCCTTCGCCGCGGCGATCACGATCGCCGCCCGGGCCTGGCGAGGCCGGGACGAAGGGGCCCCCCGCCCCGCGTTCCTCATGCCGCTCGCCGGCCTGGCGTTCGCCTTCTTCGCGGTAATCGGCTCGTATGCGGCGGTGAAGGGCGAGGTCTCCGAGAAGCTGGCGATCCGAGGCGCCCTGGGCCTGGCCCCGAGCTACCTGACATCGAAGAATGCCGCTCCGCCACTTCCCGCCGGCCTCGACGACGCCCGCTGGGACTTCTCGCCCAAGGAAGAATCGGGCGACGACGCCTACGTCGGCAGGCCGCTGGCCGCCGCGTCCCAAATCATGGGCCACTGGGCCGACGAGATGGGCTATGCGCTGCTGGCCCTGGGCCTGCTCGGCCTGGTCTTCGCCAGGTCAGGGCCCGGCTGGGTCCTTGTCGCGTCCACGCTCGTCCTGTTCCTCGCCGCCCTGACCCGACACGCCACCGTCCTCGGATATGTCTCGGGAAGGCATCTGCTGATTCCCGTTGCACTCGCGCTCCCCTGGACGGGCGCCGGCTATGCCTGGTTCACGCGGTCCTGCGCCATCAAGCTGGGTCTGAACACCGAGAACACCCCCGGCCGTCGGCGTGTGATGATGGTGATGGGGGTTGCCCTGGCCGTCGCCGTGGCCGCGCTGCGACCCGGGCATGCCAACCGCTGGGGCCACCAGGCCGCGGGGCACTGGTTGGCTGGCAATGCCGGGTCCGCATCGGCGGTGCTCGACACCCGGGGCTGGGCGGGCTTCGTCTCGGGCCGAGAGGCCTACGATTACTGGCACGTCCGGCAGGCGCTCGCCGACCCGAAGCTGGACTACCTGGTGGTGGGGGCCGACGAACTGGCCGCCGACAGCCCCAGGGCCGAGACCCTGCGGGCGATGGTCGCCCACGGTGCCGAGCCCGCCGCGTCGTTCCCTTCGCGGCGGGGTGGCACATCCGCGGGCGTTCACGTCTACAAATTCCGCAAGCCGGCCTCGTGGGAGACCCTCCGTCGATGAACCACGGATCGTTCTTCGCGAGGCTGTTCCGCGGCTCCCGCTGGGCCTGGCAATCCGATCGCCACGTGGCCTCGCTGCCGGTGGACCTCGATGCGACGGTGATGGGCCTGCAAGCCCGCGACCGCCTGCACGAGAAGCAGGGCCGGTCCACGGCTCGCGTCGTCTTCAGGGCCGATTCGGGCGAGGCGCTGCCCACCTATCTGAAACGGCACTACTCGCTCCCCTGGCCCGAGCGGCTGAGCGCCCTGCTGAATCCGGCGGGCCGCCACTCGCCCGCCACGGCCGAGTTCGCGCACCTGGAGCACGCCCGATCGCTGGGCGTGCCCGTGCCCGAGGTCGTCGCGGCCGGCGAACGAATCGGCCCCTGGGGACGGCTGGAGAGCTACCTGATCGTCGCCGAGCTGACCGGCTCCGACGAGCTGAACCTGATCATCCCCAGGCTCGCGGCGCAGCTCGATCCCGAAACCTTCGCCCGCTCGAAGCGGCTTATCATCGCCCGCATGGCCGAGCTGACGGCGCGGCTGCACGCGGACCATTGCTTCCATAAAGACCTCTACCTCTGTCACTTCTACCTTGACCCGGCCACGGCCACCATGGAGCCCCCTGCCCTGTCGGTCATCGACCTGCACCGGATGGGCAGGCATCGGTGGACGGCCTGGCGCTGGCGTACCAAGGACCTGGCCCAGCTCCTCTTCTCGACCCGCGGGGTCGTCGGGATCAATGGCCGAGACATCCTGAGATTCTGGAAGCATTACAGGGCGTGGGCCGAGCCCCGGCGGCCGCACTGGCAGGCGGAAATGATCCGACGCAAGGCCGGCCGCTACGAGCGGCACAATGCCGGCCCCGATCGGGTCGGGGGGTCGAATTAGAATGCGACTTGCCTTGACCTATCAGAGAGTCGATCCGAGCCGGGGCGGGGCCGAGACCTACGCGGTCGACCTCTGCCACCGCCTGATCCGGGCGGGCCACGACCTGACGCTGTACGCCGACAGCTGGCGCGACAACGTGCTCCCCCCCGAGGTGCGCACCGTCCGCGTTCCCGCCAGGGGGCCCAACAAGCTGGCGCGGATCTGGAACTTCGGCGTCGCCAGCGAGGCCGCGCTGATCGCCGCCCACCACGACTGCTCCGTCGGGCTGATCAACACCTGGCACCAGGACGTGATCATTCCCCAGGGTGGCGTGCATCCCGGCAGCCTCGAGGCCAACGCCCGGCGGTTCGCCCCCGGCTGGAGACGGCGGGCCTACGTCGCGGCCAAGAAGGCCAACCCCAAGTGGTGGGTGTATCGGGCCATCGAGCAACGTCAATATGATCCCGCGCGTGCCACGCGCATCGTGGCCGTGAGCCGGATGGTCGAGAACCACCTGGAGCGCCACCACCGCGTCGACCACTCCCGCGTGACGGTCATCCCCAACGCGATCGATCCCGACCGCCTGCTGGTCCCCGATCCCGCCGCCGCACGCCGCGCATTCAGGGCCGAGCACGGCATCGCCGAGGGCGACCTGACCTGCCTGTTCCTGGCCCACAACTTCTGGCTGAAGGGCCTGAAGCCGCTGATGGAAGCCCTGGCCTTGCGCAAGCGGCGCGACCCCGCCGGCCGGCCGATGACGCTCCTCGTCTGCGGTGGCGGCACCATCGCGCCGTTCCGCGCCATGGCCGAGAAGCTCGGCCTGGCCGACTCGGTGAGGCTGGTCGGGTTCGTCGACGACATCCGCGCCGCCTTCCACGCGGCCGACTTCTTCACGCTCCCGAGCTACTACGACCCCTGCTCGCTCGTCGTCTTCGAGGCCCTGTCCTGCGGCCTGCCGGTCATCACGACAGGCTGCAACGGGGCCGGCGAGGTGCTGACCGAGGGGCGCGAAGGATTCGTCATCAACACGCCCGAGGCCGTCGCCCACCTGGCCGATGCCCTCGACGGCATGGTCGACGACCATCGCCGCGCGGCCATGTCCGAGGCGGCCCTGAGACTGGGTCGCGAACAATCGATCGGCCGGCATGTGTCCAGGCTCATCGAGGTCTTCGAATCCGTCGCCGCCGACCGCCGGGCCGGGCGGAGGGCGTGCTGCACCCCGCACTCGGCGGCCAGACTCGGGTCGGGCGTCATACGCGACCATTGACGACGGCCGGCCCGACCACCCGTCGGGCCGGGCTGTTCGTCCCATGCAGAAGGAGTTGCGCACGATGCGATCGATCATCCTGGCCGGCGGAAAAGGGACGAGACTCAGGCCGTTCACCGCGGTCTTCCCCAAGCCCTTGATGCCGCTCGGCGAGCACGACCCCATGCCCATCATGGAGGTGGTCATCCGCCAGCTCGCGCGCCACGGGCTCGGCGAGATCTCGGTGATCACGGGCTACCTCACCGAGCTCATCGAGGCCTTCTTCGGCGATGGCCACAAGTTTGGCGCGACCGTGGAGTATCGTCGCGAGGTCACTCCCCTGGGAACCGCCGGCGGCTTGACCCTGCTGGAACGCCCTGCGGAGCCGGTCCTGGTCATCAACGGAGACATCCTGACCACGCTCGACTTC
It encodes:
- a CDS encoding lipopolysaccharide kinase InaA family protein, translating into MNHGSFFARLFRGSRWAWQSDRHVASLPVDLDATVMGLQARDRLHEKQGRSTARVVFRADSGEALPTYLKRHYSLPWPERLSALLNPAGRHSPATAEFAHLEHARSLGVPVPEVVAAGERIGPWGRLESYLIVAELTGSDELNLIIPRLAAQLDPETFARSKRLIIARMAELTARLHADHCFHKDLYLCHFYLDPATATMEPPALSVIDLHRMGRHRWTAWRWRTKDLAQLLFSTRGVVGINGRDILRFWKHYRAWAEPRRPHWQAEMIRRKAGRYERHNAGPDRVGGSN
- the waaF gene encoding lipopolysaccharide heptosyltransferase II, giving the protein MNVIVFCPNLIGDTVMATPTLRALRARFPDARIVAVVKPVVAPTLDGCPWIDALIRFKPGSSNPDERTVAVIRSIRALRPDLAVLLPNSFRSALMAWLGGARRRVGYVRGGRGPLLTDGLRPPLDANGKFKITPIVDYYLELARHLGCPRESTRLELFTTPNDEAAADAAWARLGLPKTGPVVGLNTGGAFGPAKSWPVEHFATLARRLRDEGRHVLVLCGPGEREAARAIVAQTGREGVVSLADEPMSIGLSKACVRRLSLLVTTDSGPRHFAAAFGVPVVSLFGPTHIAWTRTQHPSAIHIFHPVPCGPCQKPVCPEGHHRCMRDLSPDAVHAASRKLLR
- a CDS encoding glycosyltransferase family 39 protein, with product MSERRNLWAVVALAATLHLAGMARSPLPAQDGLKFIRVAREFQTGPWVDAVRGSDAHPLYPALIALAEPVVRPFTGAGPDAWRIAAQVVSVLAALAALFPLHALARSLFDERTADVATFFASVVPICSELGHDTLADSVTLLGVLWSVCLAERGLRTGSIRCLILSGLAAGLAYLARPEAIIVPLAIAFAAAITIAARAWRGRDEGAPRPAFLMPLAGLAFAFFAVIGSYAAVKGEVSEKLAIRGALGLAPSYLTSKNAAPPLPAGLDDARWDFSPKEESGDDAYVGRPLAAASQIMGHWADEMGYALLALGLLGLVFARSGPGWVLVASTLVLFLAALTRHATVLGYVSGRHLLIPVALALPWTGAGYAWFTRSCAIKLGLNTENTPGRRRVMMVMGVALAVAVAALRPGHANRWGHQAAGHWLAGNAGSASAVLDTRGWAGFVSGREAYDYWHVRQALADPKLDYLVVGADELAADSPRAETLRAMVAHGAEPAASFPSRRGGTSAGVHVYKFRKPASWETLRR
- a CDS encoding NAD(P)-dependent oxidoreductase; translation: MAAWLVTGGSGFLGRHLLDLLKARCAADIEPIALGRRLPPGWPAGAFIVADLDDPGATNRAIALAQPEVVFHLAGRMVPATPEEMYRGNTLATVHLLDALRALDRPVRLVIAGSAAELGPVPDGDLPVDETWPCKPAGAYGLSKHLASVAGLAAGPPLQVIVARIFNPIGPGMPASLAFGRLARELTANGPIRLKAGGLEVRRDFIDARDVALALLALALHATADRVYHVGTGQSRSIGEGLRHLIARSGREVVVEPDGMEPRGPLDSRADIGRIAAETGWHPSISFERSLDDLWGSLCAGPGCD
- the lpxK gene encoding tetraacyldisaccharide 4'-kinase, whose amino-acid sequence is MAGSLRLGLAAASVPYRLAIAGRNLAFDRGWKPAARADVPVISVGNLTLGGTGKTPMVEWLARHYRARGIRVAILSRGYGQDEGLNDEGRVLEENLPDVPHLQGPDRAALARVAVEELESQVLILDDGFQHRKLARDLDVVLIDALDPFGGGHLFPRGLLREPVSSLRRAGIVVLSRADQVDAKTRAAIRAEAERRAGPLAWVEVRHAPLDLIDSSGGSSPPADLAGKRVVAFCGIGNPEAFRRTLAGLGADPVSFRAFADHYPYSAAQDVSDLSAWAAEHGAELALTTQKDLVKLRTPRLGATPLRALRIGLEVIDGLDRLESALHSISASR
- a CDS encoding glycosyltransferase family 4 protein; amino-acid sequence: MRLALTYQRVDPSRGGAETYAVDLCHRLIRAGHDLTLYADSWRDNVLPPEVRTVRVPARGPNKLARIWNFGVASEAALIAAHHDCSVGLINTWHQDVIIPQGGVHPGSLEANARRFAPGWRRRAYVAAKKANPKWWVYRAIEQRQYDPARATRIVAVSRMVENHLERHHRVDHSRVTVIPNAIDPDRLLVPDPAAARRAFRAEHGIAEGDLTCLFLAHNFWLKGLKPLMEALALRKRRDPAGRPMTLLVCGGGTIAPFRAMAEKLGLADSVRLVGFVDDIRAAFHAADFFTLPSYYDPCSLVVFEALSCGLPVITTGCNGAGEVLTEGREGFVINTPEAVAHLADALDGMVDDHRRAAMSEAALRLGREQSIGRHVSRLIEVFESVAADRRAGRRACCTPHSAARLGSGVIRDH
- a CDS encoding Mpo1-like protein; its protein translation is MICPPLPPHPFVRDWLERHRAPASFWLHMLGIPATILGGLLLPVFVVLLSPAIFLFALAIFVGGYLIQFLGHAIEGSEPGEVTLFKKKLARSFAKVAPKAVPESTQSLA